The window CCCCGTATACAAAATGGGATCTTTTGTCGTTGCAAATGGTGGTGCATAGGCTAAATCTAAATGGAATAAATCTTCTGCAACTCCACCAAATGAAATTGCGGTTGCTAAAACATCAATTCGTTTATCGACTCCTTGTTTGCCAATAATTTGCGCACCTAGAATTCTTCCTGTCTTTTTATCAGCTAGTGCTTTAATAATTAATTCTTGCCCACCAAGATAATCTGCATGATTGGGCTTGATATTATAGAGAATGCCTGTTTCGATTTCAGCTATTAAAGCGTCCGCTTCAGTTAATCCAGTGTGGGCAATTGTCAGATCAAAAACTCGAACAATACCTGTTCCTAAAATACCACGATGTTCTAAGGTCCCTCCTGTAACTACATCACCAGCAATTCTCCCCATTTTATTCGCAGTTGATCCAAGTGGACGATACATCGGCTTATTAGTAATCAGAGAATAACTTTCTGCAACATCACCAACTGCATATATATGTGGAACTGACGTCTGCATTTTTTTATTCACTTCAATAGCTCCAGATGCTCCTACTTTGATTTGTGCTGACTGGGCTAAGGATGTATTTGGTATCACACCGGCTGCTAAAATGACTAAATCAGCAACAAAAGATTGTCCATTATTTGTTATTAATTCAGTCACATAGCCATTTTGACTAACCGCTTGACTAATTGTTGTATTTAATAAAACATGAATCTGATTTTTTTCAAGTTCTTGCTGCACTCGATATGCCATATCAGAATCCAACTGTTTCAATACCTGATGATTACGTTGAACAATTGTGACTTCTATTCCTATACGAGCTAACTGCTCCGCCATTTCTAATCCAATAAACCCCGCTCCAATAATCATTGCTGTTTTTGGTTTTTCATGCTTAATAAATTCATGAATCCTCACTGCATCTTGAATTCGTCGAACTTGAAATATATTTTTAGTCAATTGATGTTCTAAAAATGCTTCTGGCACAATTGGCTTTGCTCCTGTTGCTAGAATTAATTCATCATACGCATCTAATTTCTTCTCACCTGTTTGAAGGTTCTCCACTTCAATTGTTTGATTTTCAGCATTAATTTTTGTTACTCGATGTTGAGTGAAAATATCTACATTATAGCGCTTCTTAAACCATGCAGCATTTCGTGGCGTCAGCTGATCCAATTCAACAACTTCTTCTCCAATATAATAAGGAATACCACAAATTGAATAAGAAATATCCTGATCCTGATCATAAATTCTAATTTCTGCCTCTTCAGTATTACGTCTTGCTTTAGCGGCGACACTTGTCCCAGCAGCTACCGATCCAATAATGACAATCTTCATAAAAAAACTCCTTTTTTATCTAATTTCCAGTATTATTTCTGCTAGCAGAAACTTAATTTTCTTCAAAACTAAAACTTATTTAATTAATTTGATAACTCCTTTTTTTCAAACCAGCTAGTTGTACCATTCGCTACTTTAACTAATAATAACATAACTGGTACTTCAACTAAGACACCAACAACCGTTGCCAAGGTTGCACCAGATTGTAAACCAAACAATGATATTGATACAGCAACTGACAATTCAAAAAAGTTACTAGCCCCTACCATCCCAGCTGGAGCAGCAATTGAATGAGGTAATTTCCAAAAATATGCCCAACTATAGGCAATCGCAAAAATGAGGAATGTTTGAATAGTTAGTGGAATCGCAATCAATAGGATATGCAGTGGATTATTTAAAATCCGTTCTCCTTGAAAAGAAAAGATAATAACCAAAGTCAACAGTAAACCAATAATCGTAATTCGATCAAATTTTTTCAAAAAAACTGTTTCAAAATAAACTAATCCCTTATTTTTTACAATCAATGTTCGTGTAATAACACCCAATAATAACGGAATCACTACAAATAACAGCGTTGATAGAATTAATGTATCAATCGGAACAATCACATCGCTGACTCCTAATAACAAAGCCACAATTGGCGCATATAACACTAATATAATTAAATCATTAATCGCAACTTGCACCAAAGTATAGGCTGGATCGCCTTTAGTTAAATAACTCCAAACAAAAACCATCGCAGTACAAGGAGCTGCACCTAATAAAACAGCACCAGCAACATACTCTTTTGCTAAATCATAGGGAATAAGCCCTTTAAATACTACGAAAAAGAAAAAAGTAGAAATAGCATACATTGTAAATGGTTTAATCACCCAGTTAACAGTACATGTCACAATTAACCCTTTAGGCTTTTTAGCAGCACTTACAATACTTGTAAAATCTATCTTCAACATCATTGGATAAATCATTAACCAGATTAAAATAGCTGTTGGAATCGATACTTGATAGTAATCAAATTTCCCTAAAACAGTTGGAATAATAGGTACAAATTTTCCAATTAAAACACCTAGCATCATACATAATATAACCCATAATGTTAAATATTTTTCAAAAATACTTAAACCTTTATTTTGTTCGTTTTCCATTAGTGTCTTCCTCCATTTTTTAATTCTAGAAATCTATATACTATATAGAAAAACTTCTATCTATTAACTAAGACTATTCAACTATTTCATAGAATACTTGAACAAATTCTAAAAATAGTTGATCCTAGTTTTCAACTTTATGACAAATACAGGCTTTTGAATTTTGAACCAAGTTTGGAATAATCTCTGAAAGGGAGATCATATTTTGCTCATTTAATGAATAATAGTGCCATGTACCTGATTTTCTTGTTTGAACAATTCCAGCATTGATAAGCACTTTCATATGATGTGATAGTGTCGGCTGAGTAAAATCAAAATGTTCTAATAAATCACAGGCACAAAGTTCACCACACGATAACATATCAATAATTTGAACTCTTTTAGAATCACCTAGTGCTTTAAATAGTTTGGCTGTTCTTTCATAATCCATTATTCTCTCTCCTTTACAAAACATAGATAATCATCTATGTAAAATATAGATGATTATCTATGTTTTGTCAACAGTTCTTGTAAAAGGAGAAGAACCGGTATCATAAAAGAACGACTACAATAACTACCACAATAGACACAGTTGTGGGGGACTTGAACCCACGATCCGCAGATTAAGAGTCACTAGAGGTATGCTTGTTGTGTATCAAACCGTTTGTTTACGTGGATTTTTTCATATAGTTGTCTATTCTCCATAGTATTTCAACCATTTTATGCAATTTTTCTGCAACAAAAATTCATGATTAAATAACTAAAAAAATATTATTAATTCCTCTTGTTGTTAATCGTTATTATCTCATCTTTACATGATTTGTAGGAATAGAATTCACACCCGCAAATTAAAAAACATCGGAACTAACATTTTTATGGGATAATTCCTACATCTATAGTTTTTATTTGCATAGCTTTAAATTATATTCTATTCAGTTTTAGGCAATACATTTTAATAAAATATTATTTCAAACAAAAAAATCACGAAAAACTATAAAGCAGATGTTTTATATAGTTCCATTTTATGAATAAATTAACGACAAACTATATTTATTCAACATTTCTTTAAAATAACTAACAGTTAATGTTTCCGAATTCAATTTCATGTAAGATAATTGCTCCAAGTTAATATTAATACCTGAATTTTGATGCTATAATAAATAATTTTCAAAAAATTTACATATTTGGTTTCTCTCTAATTTTTTTAAACTTTTTAATTCTAGATAATAGTCATAAACATTGCTATATTCCTTTTCTAGATTAAATATAACTTTATTATCATGTACTTCAGCAATTGACCAATTTTTTCTCTAGTAATTTTATTAAATAATCTTTTTTCCTTGTCTTCATTTAAACTTAATTCTAATTCAAAATTTTTTATATTTATTAATATTTCTTTAACCAAAAAAGGATATTCAAGTATTTTTTTAATTTCTGATAGCTTATAATTCAAAGATTTAAGAAATAAAATTTCATTCATTTCTTTTTCAATTAATTCAATTACAAAATATCTTATCCCATTTTTTCTTGTACCTACAGTTATTAATCCAACGTATCAATAATACCTTATAGCTCTTATTGATACGTTGAATTTATTTGCTACATCTGTAATTGAATACAAAATCATCCCCCTTTTATAATATTATTCAAAATGTATTATAATATATTACTTATAGTAATCATCTATATATATTTAAATTTGTTGACAGTTACTTAACGTAATAGAGTAGTATTAGTTTTGGATATTTTATTATTCAGAAAGGAGGATACTTTTAGCATGAAAGGTAGTAAAAAAAATAATCTATATAAAAAGGAGAATGGAAAATGAAGAACAAAAATATTAAAAAAAATATTAAACAGCTTTCAAAAAAATTATTTATATCTGGAGTCATAGCTACAACATTATCCCCCTGCATATTTCCTGTTGTAAATGTTTATGCTTTTAATAGTAGCATTCCTAGTCCCCCTATAGCTTACAAGAATAATTGGTCCTCTAAAATATTAATGGAAAGAGAACAAACATCTGACTCATATATTTTTAAAGTCGATTATAGATGGGAAAACAATTCCGATATAGGAATTGGTGATTATATTGATTATCCCAAAATTGATGGGTACGAACCCGAAGATACAAATGGACAATGGAAAGAATTTTGGGATTCGAACGCAAACGGAACTGGTCAAGTCCTTTATGGATATTATTATGGAGATTCTAAAAATAATATCTATAGATATTTAGTTGGCACAGAATCGTATGAAAATAGTAATCCAGGATGGTCATATTGGCAAACAGCATTTTCAAAATCTGAAACACCTAAAGAAGTTACGGTTCCGTTCGTTCCGGTTGATCCTGATAACAACCCTATTCCAGGGTACACTATTCCTAGCGTTCCAGGTAAACCCGGTGATACAGTTACACCTAACTTGCCTACTATTCCAGGATACGTAACGCCTACTCCTCCGTCTGTTATTGTTCCAGATGTACCTGGAGAACCTATTAAGGTTGTTTATACTCCTGAAACACCTAAAGACGTTACGGTTCCATTCGTTCCGGTTGATCCTGATAACAACCCTATTCCAGGATACACTATTCCTAGTGTTCCAGGTAAACCCGGTGATACAGTTACACCTGACTTGCCTACTATTCCAGGATACGTAACGCCTACTCCTCCATCTGTTATTGTTCCAGATGTACCTGGAGAACCTATTAATGTTGTTTATACTCCTGAAACACCTAAAGACGTTACGGTTCCGTTCGTTCCGGTTGATCCTGATAATAATCCTATTCCAGGGTACACTATTCCTAGCGTTCCAGGTAAACCCGGTGATACAGTTACACCTAACTTGCCTACTATTCCAGGATACGTAACGCCTACTCCTCCATCTGTTACTGTTCCAGATGTACCTGGAGAACCTATTAAAGTTGTTTATGTTCCTGAAACACCTAAAGAAGTTACAGTTCCATTCGTTCCGGTTGATCCTGATAACAACCCTATTCCAGGATACACTATTCCTAGCGTTCCAGGTAAACCCGGTGATACAGTTACACCTAACTTGCCTACTATTCCAGGATACGTAACGCCTACTCCTCCATCTGTTATTGTTCCAGATGTACCCGGAGAACCTATTAAAGTTGTTTATACTCCTGAAACACCTAAAGAAGTTACGGTTCCGTTCGTTCCGGTTGATCCTGATAACAACCCTATTCCAGGATACACTATTCCTAGTGTTCCAGGTAAACCTGGTGATACAGTTACACCTGACTTGCCTACTATTCCAGGATACGTAACGCCTACTCCTCCATCTGTTATTGTTCCAGATGTACCTGGAGAACCTATTAAAGTTGTTTATACTCCTGAAACACCTAAAGAAGTTACGGTTCCATTTGTTCCGGTTGATCCTGATAACAACCCTATTCCAGGGTACACTATTCCTAGTGTTCCAGGTAAACCCGGTGATACAGTTACACCTAACTTGCCTACTATTCCAGGATACGTAACGCCTACTCCTCCATCTGTTATTGTTCCAGATGTACCCGGAGAACCTATTAAAGTTGTTTATACTCCTGAAACACCTAAAGAAGTTACGGTTCCGTTCGTTCCGGTTGATCCTGATAACAACCCTATTCCAGGATACACTATTCCTAGTGTTCCAGGTAAACCTGGTGATACAGTTACACCTGACTTGCCTACTATTCCAGGATACGTAACGCCTACTCCTCCATCTGTTATTGTTCCAGATGTACCTGGAGAACCTATTAAAGTTGTTTATACTCCTGAAACACCTAAAGAAGTTACGGTTCCATTTGTTCCGGTTGATCCTGATAACAACCCTATTCCAGGGTACACTATTCCTAGTGTTCCAGGTAAACCCGGTGATACAGTTACACCTAACTTGCCTACTATTCCAGGATACGTAACGCCTACTCCTCCATCTGTTACTGTTCCAGATGTACCTGGAGAACCTATTAAAGTTGTTTATACTCCTGAAACACCTAAAGAAGTTACGGTTACGGTTCCGTTCGTTCCTGTTGATCCTGATAACAACCCTATTCCAGGATACACTATTCCTAGCGTTCCAGGTAAACCTGGTGATACAGTTACACCTAACTTGCCTACTATTCCAGGATACGTAACGCCTACTCCTCCGTCTGTTACTGTTCCAGATGTACCTGGAGAACCTATTAAAGTTGTTTATGTTCCTGAAACACCTAAAGACGTTACGGTTCCATTTGTTCCGGTTGATCCTGATAACAACCCTATTCCAGGGTACACTATTCCTAGTGTTCCAGGTAAACCCGGTGATACAGTTACACCTAACTTGCCTACTATTCCAGGATACGTAACTACTCCTCCGTCTGTTACTGTTCCAGACGTACCTGGAGAACCTATTAAAGTTGTTTATACTCCTGAAACACCTAAAGAAGTTAAAGATAAAATATTTCCACAAACTGGAGAAAATAATAAAATAACCAATGAGATAACAGTAATTGGTTTAATTAGTATTTTATTAGGGCTACTGGGAATAAAGCTAAAATATAAAAAACTCAATAAATAAAGAAAGTGCCTCAATGAAATGAAGTGATACCCAATAGTTATAACATAACTCGACCAAAGAAATTTGGTCGGGTTTTTATGCGGTTATCCGTTCGCGATATTGAATGGAACTGCAACCTATTCTCAGTAATTTTTTTATTATAGCTTAATGATTCATCCTATTTTTCACCTAAAGTACTTATGTTATCAGCTGTGACACCATCTTTTAATGTATCATTTTTATAATTCCATCAATAATAAAAATTAAAGAAAGGTATGTTGGATATAATAAAAAAACTAAGACTGCATTCATTACAAGAAAAATCACCATAAGTAATTAAACATTCCACTATTTATAATTATTTGCAGGGATGAAAACTAAAAAATGTACCCTTTTTAGTTTCTGCAACAAAATACCTCTAAAATGGATCTTTATAAGTAAGTAATTATTTTTTCACTTACTGTTTTAAAATTTGGTTTCATTTTCAACTCTTTTTATTCTTCTTAATATAATAATCTCTTAGTCATAACTATTCGTCCTATCTTCTTTTTTATCATTATATACAAAAATACCCTATAGTATGGACTTTTTTCAAAGGGTCTATCTTATAGGGTACATTTTAGTAAGTGAATTAAGCTTTCTTTTTTATTTAGATAAACGTTTTTCTGCTACTCGCATATGATCTTCATAGTTATCCACTTTGTGAACTAAGTAGTCAAGTGCCGCTTGCATTTCATTAATTTTTTCTTGCATCAATTCAGCTTGTTCTGTTAAAAGGATTTTACGTGCAGGCACTGTGGCATCATCGTTTTCGTAAATCATTGATAAATATTCACGTAAAATTTCCACACCCATCCCTGCTTTACGCATGATTTTGGCAAATTTCAATTGATTCAGACTACGTTCATCAAAATCACGTAATCCATTTGCTCGGCGTGGTACTGGCAGTATAATACCAATCCGCTCATAGTAACGAATAGTGTCATTCGTTAATTCTGTTATTTCTGCTGCTTCTTTTATGTTCAATTGATTCACCTCGTACTTTATTTCTTTTCTTCTATTATACATCAATCTCTTATTTTTCATGTTTTTAAACTGTTTTTTTACTTGCCCGACCTAATCCTAAAATCATCACCGCTACTACTAGACTTGCTAATAAAGTAAAGCCAGCCATCATTTTAAATTGTACATGGAAGTTACTTGTTGTTGCGACAATAATTGATAAACCAATCGGTCCACCAATTTGGTGCATCATGTTTGTTACACCGCTTGCAATTCCAGCTAGTTCTTGAGGAGCTTCATGAATACCAGCTGATGTCACTGGAGCTAAGATCATCCCTTGACCAAAACCAATCACTATCATCGGTAAGGCAACAGCTAACCAATAGCCATTTGAAAAATCACTTAGACCTGTCCAAGCTAAGCCGACTAATAATATGACTTCCCCAATCATTAATAACTGATCATTCCCCAATTTATTAGCCCAACGTGGCAACTGCAACGCCACCATAAAGTTCACTAACGTTAATGGTAAGAAACCTATACCTGCTTCAAATGGTGAAAATCCGTACTGACTTTGCATCACTTGTGGCATATAAAACCAATAAGGTAACATACTCATCATAAAGAGTAACCGAGCCACATAAGCGCCAGATCGAATGTTATTTTTGACTAATTCTAAGGGTAACAATGGGTAATCAATTCTTGTTTGACGAAAAATAAAGAGTCCTAAAATAACGATACTGCCTAAAATTAACCAAACATTCGTTGATGTTAGTCCGTAAATCAATGCCACTAAACCAATGACTGATAGCAAACAGCCTAAGTAGTCAATTTTAAGTTTAATAACTGGACTGTCTTTCACATGACGTAAAGTTAATAGGATTAAAATAACAGCAATAGGTACATTGATTAAAAAACCTGCTCGCCATGAAATCCAACTTGTTAATCCGCCACCTATTAATAAACCTAAACTAGAACCAATCCCTGCTGTGGCACCATAATATGAAATGGCTTTTTTACGCATCTCGCCTTCGTAGGCATCCATCATTAAAGCTAGGGTTGTAGGGGCAATTATTGAACTACCAATCCCTTGAATCCCCCGCATAATAATCAACATTGTACCACTAGGAGCAATGCCAATCATTAAAGAACTTAAACAAAAGATTGTTAAGCCTATGATGAAAATACGTTTACGGCCTAATAAATCTGATAGACGACCACTTAGTAGTAAAAAGCCACCAAAGGTTAAGGTATAGGCATTTGATACCCATGATAAAGCTGTATCAGAGAGCCGTAAACTTTCACCAATCTGAATCGAGCTTGTAAAGACAATGGAATTATCCATTAAAATTAAAAAATAGGCTAATAAGGTAATGGGTAAAATCATCCCAAATGTTTCTTTTTTCATTATATACTTGCACTTCCATTCTATTATTTGCCTTTAGTAAAATGACTTTACTCATAGACATGACTCCAGATACTTTATCATAATAATCTCATAAACCATTCCATTCTTTCTGGATTATCATGGTCAAAGAAGGCAGATTCTTGCTTGTCTAAGTCCGCAATAGTTGCCAAGTCTTCCGTTGTTAATTCAAAATCAAATATATCAATATTTTTAGCCATTCGTTCTGGTCTCACTGATTTTGCAAGTGCCACAATACCACGTTGCGTCAACCATCTTAAAACGACTTGACCAACTGATTTACCCTATTGTGCACCTATTTTTGATAATGTTTCATTTTTAAATAAGTCTAATCGGCCTTCAGCAAAAGATGCCCGGGCTTCCATTTGAATGTCTAATTTTTCATGATAAGTTCCATCAATTAAACGTTGATGCCATAGGTTCACTTCTATTTGATTGACTTGAACTTTAGCCACACCATTCCTATGAGAGAATGCCATTAATTTTCCAGCATCAAAGTTAGATACATCAATGGTACGAATTTTGCCAGCGGATTGCACAGCAGCTAAAGCACGCCACGCCCCATAAACATCCCATATAGTTGGTGATTCAGGACTAAATCTAGATAATCTAGCTTCATTCTCTCTAATGCTTCCTCAATTGCTTTTGTCGCCTTTTCTTCCCCAACATGTTGAATGAACAATTTTGTTGTAACAAATAACTCTTCTCGTGTCACTAATCCTTCACTAATCGCTCTTTGGATTGCTTCTCCAGTTTCGACTTCGTTGCCATAGGCAATCGCTGTATCGAATATACGATAATCTACTTTAATTGCTTGATAAACTGCCTCTGCAGTTTCTTCTAAAGGGATTTGGTACACGCCAAAACCTAGTTTCGGCATTTTTATTCCGTTATTTAATGTAACTGTATTCATTTCAATTGCTCCCTTTTCATTTGATATACTAAGTAAAACACTTGGAGTGCGCTCACAGTCAAGGGTTAAATTGTATTATTTTAATATTTGTTTTTTTTTCAGTTTTAAGCTACTATTACTATACGTATTTTAGATAACACATAAGGAGAAAAAACGATGACACCTATTATCACACCTTGCACGATTAATGACTTAGAAACATTACAAAAGATTAGCATTGAAACTTTTATCGATACTTTCGCTGCATATAACGATCCAAAAGACTTACAAGATTTTTTAGATACCGCTTATGCTCTGCTACAATTAACGAGTGAATTAAATAATCCAAATACATTCTTTTACTTTGTCCATGTTAAGGATGAGTTAGCTGGTTATTTAAAATTAAATAGTAACGACGCACAGACTGAAGATGACTTTCAAAATGGCTTAGAAATCCAACGCATTTACATTCGTAAAAATCATAAAAAAATGGGATTAGGTCAACTTCTATTCGAAAAATCTAAAAAAGTTGCCAAAGAATTAAATAAAGACCAACTTTGGTTAGGGGTTTGGGAACATAATAAACCTGCCCTAGCCTTTTATGAAAAACAGGGCTTAGCAAAACATAGCCAACATGATTTTATTTTAGGCGATGACGTCCAAACCGATTTCATTTTCGTTCTAGACTTATAATAAAAAACTATTTTCCATCACTGGAAAATAGTTTTTTTAATTTAAACTTATTGACTTGCCGGATGAATAATCATTTCATTTATTGCTGTATCTACTGGCATGTCCATGGCAAAAGCAACGCTCTCCGCAATTCGTTCAACTGGAATCGCCACTTCGTCATAAATGGCTTCCATTACGGTAATCCAGCAGCCATTCCATATAAGACACCTTTACCTATCACATTAATCATTTTAATCATTTGGTCCCATTTAGCGACCTTTTTCTTATTGTAAGTTGAACGAGGTATTAGACCAGCATGGTTAATCCATACATCAATACGACAAGAAACAACAATGGCTGCTGAAGCTAAGGCTTCCACTTCTTCCAACTTAATCACATCTGCCTGTTGAATGGTTACTTGACCTTCTGCTTTTTCACTATCTTTATCAATCTCTTCTAAACGGTTCAGTTTTTACTGCATAACGGTACCAGACTGCACCTTCCTCATTCGCTTCAACGTTTAATAAATCAAATGCGATAGGATGATCTTCTGTTAGTGCTTCTTTCACTTCAAATAACGTTTGTGTATCCGTAGAACCATCGGCAACTGGTGCCATAACAACACTTAGCTCATCGCATAATCCTTGTTGCAATAATGACCAGTTTAACACACCACCGCCACCTAGCATCAGCGTCTCAATACTAAACTTTTCTTTTAATCTGGTTAACGTTTCAGACATATTAATCTCTGTTTCACCAACTACTATATATGAAATCCCCAATTGTCTTAAATGCGCTTTATAAGCTTCTGAGACTTTATTTGTCAGGACTTCAATAATGTGAGCTGTGGTATTTTTATACGTAATCGTATTTTCCACCCAACCTAAATGGCCTGAACCATCGATTGAAACATAGTATTTATCTGCTTGATGTTCAGCCATAAAATCCCCAGCTGGAACTGGTTGACTTGGTTCAGCTAATTTTAATTTTCGGTGTTGCGTAAAATTATCTTCTGAAGTCCTTCGACCTGATAACCATCCTTGGTGCTGATAATATCCCGTATCAGTAAAAGCTAAGTCATAAAAAAACTCACTGGCTTTTTTACCTTCTGGTGTACTCATGTAATTTCCCATGATTTTGCCATCTAAAGATGTTAACATGTGACAAAAAACAAATGGTCTTGTCATATCAATCACCCGTCTTTCTAATTTGATATTCTTAGTATACTACTTAGAGTTAACTCTAAGTCAAATAGAAAGGAAGATTATTTTTTATTTCGGTCAAAAGATTCTACGGCATCTTCTGCAACAACTATAGGAAACTTTTGGAGACGTTTATTTTAAAAATGAATAAAAAAAGAACACCAACATAGGAAATATGCTAGTGTTCTAAGTATACCGGCGGCCGGGGTCGAACCGGCACGCCCTTGCGGGCACAGGATTTTGAGCTTGGCTAGGGTAAAATCGGTTCGCTTTGGTTAGCGTTAATTAACACCTTTTAAGCCTTGGTATATATGAGTTTTAAAGTAGTTTTGTGCGTAGTTACTAGCTTTGTGAAATAGGGCTAATTTGCACGTTTTCTGGATATTCGCGGGACATTGGGTAGACATTTTTTATAAAAATAAATTGACAGTTAGTTCATATCCTCCTATATTTATTGACTGATATATTTTTTTATTCATGATTAAGCATTCATCAAAAGCCCTTGTTGTCTTGTTGCCAAGAAAAGATTTCATAGCAAGGAAAGCAAAGGAACTAAGATTCTATATTTAAACTATTTATCTATATATTTTTTCAAGGTTACTATTTATATCATTCAAAAAATTTTTAATCCAACGTAGTAATTCATTCTTATTTAAGGGGCTATCTTCTTTATTCTTATATATGTTGTTTTTACGTAAATGATATGCTGATAAATATTCATGATGGACATTGCCTAATTCATCTCTCAAAAACTGAGATATTTCTATTCTATTAATTTGATAGTCAGCCCTAATATCCAAGATATTTTTCCCAATAGTTAATGAAGCTCCCCCATATTTACCGTCTGAATTACCAATTACTTCATTGTCTGGATTAGGATTAACGAGTTTATTTTGATTTCCAAAGTTTACTATATACTCTGTAATCCATTTCATTTCATTTCGTAAAATTTTATATTCATCTTTTTCAGCGGTAATCTCTTTTATTAATTGAGAGAATTCATCCGGTATATTATCTAATTCTCTATTTATCGTATCTGTTTGAATTGAAATTAATTTATCCGACTTTTCAATGACTTCTCTTCTGGAATTATCTAATTTTTCTCTCAAATCAAATATCTCTTTCTGAGCACTTTCTAAATCATCTAGAACTGTTCCTCTAATCCAACCAAGCATTCTATCTTTATTTTTCTTTATAATATCATTTAGTTGAAAGGACACTTCGCCTTTGATTTGCTGACTATTGGACACAAATGCTACTATTTCATTTTCAAAAATATCTTTTCTAAATTTGTCAAACTTTGGATTAGATAATTCTGATT is drawn from Carnobacterium gallinarum DSM 4847 and contains these coding sequences:
- a CDS encoding SDR family NAD(P)-dependent oxidoreductase, with product MNRLEEIDKDSEKAEGQVTIQQADVIKLEEVEALASAAIVVSCRIDVWINHAGLIPRSTYNKKKVAKWDQMIKMINVIGKGVLYGMAAGLP
- a CDS encoding MFS transporter, translating into MKKETFGMILPITLLAYFLILMDNSIVFTSSIQIGESLRLSDTALSWVSNAYTLTFGGFLLLSGRLSDLLGRKRIFIIGLTIFCLSSLMIGIAPSGTMLIIMRGIQGIGSSIIAPTTLALMMDAYEGEMRKKAISYYGATAGIGSSLGLLIGGGLTSWISWRAGFLINVPIAVILILLTLRHVKDSPVIKLKIDYLGCLLSVIGLVALIYGLTSTNVWLILGSIVILGLFIFRQTRIDYPLLPLELVKNNIRSGAYVARLLFMMSMLPYWFYMPQVMQSQYGFSPFEAGIGFLPLTLVNFMVALQLPRWANKLGNDQLLMIGEVILLVGLAWTGLSDFSNGYWLAVALPMIVIGFGQGMILAPVTSAGIHEAPQELAGIASGVTNMMHQIGGPIGLSIIVATTSNFHVQFKMMAGFTLLASLVVAVMILGLGRASKKTV
- a CDS encoding MerR family transcriptional regulator, with product MNIKEAAEITELTNDTIRYYERIGIILPVPRRANGLRDFDERSLNQLKFAKIMRKAGMGVEILREYLSMIYENDDATVPARKILLTEQAELMQEKINEMQAALDYLVHKVDNYEDHMRVAEKRLSK
- the arsB gene encoding ACR3 family arsenite efflux transporter, whose protein sequence is MENEQNKGLSIFEKYLTLWVILCMMLGVLIGKFVPIIPTVLGKFDYYQVSIPTAILIWLMIYPMMLKIDFTSIVSAAKKPKGLIVTCTVNWVIKPFTMYAISTFFFFVVFKGLIPYDLAKEYVAGAVLLGAAPCTAMVFVWSYLTKGDPAYTLVQVAINDLIILVLYAPIVALLLGVSDVIVPIDTLILSTLLFVVIPLLLGVITRTLIVKNKGLVYFETVFLKKFDRITIIGLLLTLVIIFSFQGERILNNPLHILLIAIPLTIQTFLIFAIAYSWAYFWKLPHSIAAPAGMVGASNFFELSVAVSISLFGLQSGATLATVVGVLVEVPVMLLLVKVANGTTSWFEKKELSN
- a CDS encoding ArsR/SmtB family transcription factor encodes the protein MDYERTAKLFKALGDSKRVQIIDMLSCGELCACDLLEHFDFTQPTLSHHMKVLINAGIVQTRKSGTWHYYSLNEQNMISLSEIIPNLVQNSKACICHKVEN
- a CDS encoding FAD-dependent oxidoreductase — encoded protein: MKIVIIGSVAAGTSVAAKARRNTEEAEIRIYDQDQDISYSICGIPYYIGEEVVELDQLTPRNAAWFKKRYNVDIFTQHRVTKINAENQTIEVENLQTGEKKLDAYDELILATGAKPIVPEAFLEHQLTKNIFQVRRIQDAVRIHEFIKHEKPKTAMIIGAGFIGLEMAEQLARIGIEVTIVQRNHQVLKQLDSDMAYRVQQELEKNQIHVLLNTTISQAVSQNGYVTELITNNGQSFVADLVILAAGVIPNTSLAQSAQIKVGASGAIEVNKKMQTSVPHIYAVGDVAESYSLITNKPMYRPLGSTANKMGRIAGDVVTGGTLEHRGILGTGIVRVFDLTIAHTGLTEADALIAEIETGILYNIKPNHADYLGGQELIIKALADKKTGRILGAQIIGKQGVDKRIDVLATAISFGGVAEDLFHLDLAYAPPFATTKDPILYTGMALDNAINMGRPLMTPTELIERQGNGERLQIIDTRSKKQYEKSKVEGAIHIPLAELREKQSELDKNILTITYCNKGVTGNAAQNLLLNKGFKDVYNLSGGNKMYQLIFDLAHKNK
- a CDS encoding GNAT family N-acetyltransferase, whose protein sequence is MTPIITPCTINDLETLQKISIETFIDTFAAYNDPKDLQDFLDTAYALLQLTSELNNPNTFFYFVHVKDELAGYLKLNSNDAQTEDDFQNGLEIQRIYIRKNHKKMGLGQLLFEKSKKVAKELNKDQLWLGVWEHNKPALAFYEKQGLAKHSQHDFILGDDVQTDFIFVLDL
- a CDS encoding dihydrofolate reductase family protein, with protein sequence MTRPFVFCHMLTSLDGKIMGNYMSTPEGKKASEFFYDLAFTDTGYYQHQGWLSGRRTSEDNFTQHRKLKLAEPSQPVPAGDFMAEHQADKYYVSIDGSGHLGWVENTITYKNTTAHIIEVLTNKVSEAYKAHLRQLGISYIVVGETEINMSETLTRLKEKFSIETLMLGGGGVLNWSLLQQGLCDELSVVMAPVADGSTDTQTLFEVKEALTEDHPIAFDLLNVEANEEGAVWYRYAVKTEPFRRD